DNA sequence from the Arthrobacter crystallopoietes genome:
GCACCTGCTGCACGAATCCTCGTCCGAGACCAGGTGGGTCCGCTATGCGCGGGCCCACCTGCGCGGCATGTTCCCCGGCATCCTGCATCAAACAACGCCGAAGGCAATAGGACATGATCATCTAGAGGGACCCTGCTCGTCAGCCGCCAGCGGCGCGCTCTCCGGGGCATTGGCATACGCAACCGAGAGCCGGCGATACGACCGCGTGAGCAAAGCCGCGAGCCCCAGCACGATCGACGCGATCCCGGAGATCAGGAACACCAGCGCAATGCCGCGGGCGTCCCCCTCCCCCAACAGCCACGCCCAGCTTTGCCTCCCAGGCTGTGAATTCATGTAGGGAATGATCCAGAATTCGGCCAGCGGCGCGATCATGAACGCAGTGATCGGAGCGGCCGCCGCCTCAAACGTCATGGCGAACCCGAAGACCCTGCCCTGAGTCGCATACGGAACCACTTTCTGAATCACGGTCTGCTCCGCGGCCTCGACCGCCGGGATGATCATCATGAAGATCCAGATGCCCACCGCATAGAGCCACCACCATTCTCGAATGGTGAACGTCGCACCGAGGAGGCCGGTGCAGGCCACCAGGATCAGCATCGTGCGGATCGGGTTCTTGCCCAGCCCAAACTTGGCCACCAGCCCGCCGCCGATCAGGAAACCGGTCGCCGTCACGCCCAGCACCACGCCCCAGATCTCCACCGGGAAGATCGTCAGGCCATACGGGTCCATGAGTGCCATGAACACCCCGCCCGTCAGGTTGTTGAAGGTGGTGAACAGGATCAGCGCGAACAATCCCCGGGTCGCGCGGACCGCCGCAATGCCCGCACGTAGATCGGCGAAACTCTCGCGCTCCTGGGCGCGCACGATCCTGGGTTCGGGAATCCTGAGGATCAGCAAGTGCACCAGCACCACACCGCAGGCGACCAGCGCAATGATGATCGTCCCGCCCATGCCCAGCATTCCGATCGCCAGTCCGCTGAAGACGGAGGTGATCATGAACGCGAGCCCCTGCACGGTTCCGACCAAGCCGTTGGCATTGGCCCGGCGCTCGGTCGGCACCAATAGCGTCACGGTGGTGGACAGGGCGATGTTGCGCAGTTGTTCAACCACCGCGCCGATAAGTACCACGAGGGCAAAGAGCCAGAACCAGATTCCGGTCAGGCTCAGCAACGCGTCCTCCGGAACCAGCAGGAACATCAGTCCCGCCAGCCCGAAGCAGGCCACCGTGAACAGCGTCGAGCCCACCATCACCGCGTGCTTGCGGTAGCGGTCCACCAGCACGCCGAAGAACAGGCCGAAGAACGCGACAAGCAGCATGTAGGCGCCGCCGATGAGACCGGTGGCCAGCACGGAACGGGTTTCCAGGTACACCCAGAAAGTCAAAGCGAACCAGAGAAAGCTGGTGATCACG
Encoded proteins:
- a CDS encoding MFS transporter yields the protein MPQEDPSSADLETADRQAVTKATPPQAGHRTFMHVLVNTALANVITSFLWFALTFWVYLETRSVLATGLIGGAYMLLVAFFGLFFGVLVDRYRKHAVMVGSTLFTVACFGLAGLMFLLVPEDALLSLTGIWFWLFALVVLIGAVVEQLRNIALSTTVTLLVPTERRANANGLVGTVQGLAFMITSVFSGLAIGMLGMGGTIIIALVACGVVLVHLLILRIPEPRIVRAQERESFADLRAGIAAVRATRGLFALILFTTFNNLTGGVFMALMDPYGLTIFPVEIWGVVLGVTATGFLIGGGLVAKFGLGKNPIRTMLILVACTGLLGATFTIREWWWLYAVGIWIFMMIIPAVEAAEQTVIQKVVPYATQGRVFGFAMTFEAAAAPITAFMIAPLAEFWIIPYMNSQPGRQSWAWLLGEGDARGIALVFLISGIASIVLGLAALLTRSYRRLSVAYANAPESAPLAADEQGPSR